From the genome of Bradyrhizobium elkanii USDA 76, one region includes:
- a CDS encoding TetR/AcrR family transcriptional regulator: MNIVQEESRRDRKKLQRRALLIEIVRRSIATKGLRSLKVRDVAEAAGCSIGSVYNEFGDFDGLILTVNRETVHALTTRLKAVPADDPLRQLHGLADAYLGFATEHANLLRSLFEHRMEDDRPFPEDILTMVMDAFALMHAPLVRLLPDRDPDDIALLSRMMFSAVHGIISLGLEERMVAVPPEMLRERLAQFVDTHLAGLGVTRG; encoded by the coding sequence ATGAACATTGTTCAAGAAGAATCGCGACGGGATCGGAAAAAACTTCAGCGGCGAGCCCTGCTGATCGAGATCGTGCGCCGGTCAATTGCCACTAAAGGATTGAGATCACTCAAGGTTCGTGATGTCGCCGAGGCCGCCGGCTGCTCCATCGGCAGTGTCTATAATGAGTTCGGCGACTTCGACGGCCTGATCCTGACCGTGAACCGGGAGACCGTTCACGCCCTGACCACGCGGCTCAAGGCGGTTCCGGCCGACGATCCGCTGCGCCAGCTGCACGGGCTTGCCGACGCCTATCTCGGCTTCGCCACCGAGCACGCCAATCTGCTGCGTTCGCTGTTCGAGCACCGGATGGAGGACGACCGACCGTTTCCGGAAGATATCCTCACGATGGTGATGGACGCGTTCGCGCTGATGCATGCGCCGCTGGTGCGGCTGCTGCCCGATCGCGATCCCGACGACATCGCGCTGCTGTCGCGGATGATGTTCTCCGCGGTCCACGGCATCATCTCGCTCGGCCTCGAGGAGCGCATGGTCGCGGTGCCGCCCGAGATGCTGCGCGAGCGGCTCGCGCAGTTCGTCGACACGCATCTGGCGGGATTGGGCGTCACGCGCGGCTAG
- a CDS encoding LLM class flavin-dependent oxidoreductase, giving the protein MELGYFAMPSHPPECGLKEGHDWDLQVLRWLDELGYQEAWIGEHHTAPWEPHPSPDLLIAQALLQTRNIRIGPGGFLLPYHHPAELANRVAMLDHLSNGRLNFGVAASGLPSDWAMFNVDGMSGQNRDMTREALEIILMMWTEPAPWTHKGKFWTVTKPDTMFDFLKPHIKPQQAPHPPIGVAGLSKNSDTLKLAGERGFIPMSLNLNPAYVGSHWDSVEAGAAKTGRTPSRRDWRMVREVFVADTDEEAWKLSTGDMMGRMMGEYFLPLLGHFGFKDYLKASPDVPDSDVTVEYCARNNWIVGSPATVTEKIEKIYQEVGGFGVLLVFGFDYKHKPEAWHNSLRLLKQEVLPRLKHLDASVGRAA; this is encoded by the coding sequence ATGGAACTCGGATACTTCGCGATGCCGTCGCATCCGCCGGAGTGCGGATTGAAGGAGGGCCACGACTGGGACCTGCAGGTGCTGCGCTGGCTCGACGAGCTCGGCTACCAGGAAGCCTGGATCGGCGAGCACCACACCGCGCCCTGGGAGCCGCATCCGTCGCCTGATCTCCTGATCGCGCAGGCGCTGCTGCAGACCAGAAACATCCGCATCGGGCCCGGCGGCTTCCTGCTGCCGTATCATCACCCGGCGGAGCTCGCCAACCGCGTCGCGATGCTCGATCATCTCTCGAACGGGCGGCTCAACTTCGGCGTCGCGGCCTCCGGCCTGCCGAGCGACTGGGCGATGTTCAACGTCGACGGCATGTCGGGACAGAACCGCGACATGACCCGCGAGGCGCTCGAGATCATCCTGATGATGTGGACCGAGCCGGCTCCCTGGACCCACAAGGGCAAGTTCTGGACCGTGACCAAGCCGGACACGATGTTCGATTTCCTCAAACCGCACATCAAGCCTCAGCAAGCGCCGCATCCGCCGATCGGCGTCGCGGGGCTCTCCAAGAATTCGGACACGCTGAAGCTCGCCGGCGAGCGCGGCTTCATCCCGATGAGCCTCAACCTCAACCCCGCCTATGTCGGCAGCCACTGGGACTCGGTAGAGGCGGGCGCGGCCAAGACCGGCCGCACGCCGAGTCGCAGGGATTGGCGAATGGTGCGCGAGGTATTCGTCGCCGACACCGATGAGGAAGCATGGAAGCTGTCGACCGGCGACATGATGGGCCGGATGATGGGCGAATACTTCCTGCCGCTGCTCGGCCACTTTGGTTTCAAGGATTACCTGAAGGCCTCGCCCGACGTGCCGGATAGCGACGTCACGGTCGAATATTGCGCGCGCAACAACTGGATCGTCGGCTCGCCCGCGACGGTCACCGAGAAGATCGAGAAGATCTACCAGGAGGTCGGCGGCTTCGGCGTGCTGCTGGTGTTCGGCTTCGACTACAAGCACAAGCCGGAAGCCTGGCACAATTCGCTGCGACTGCTGAAGCAGGAGGTGCTGCCGCGGCTGAAGCATCTCGATGCCTCGGTCGGCCGCGCGGCGTAG
- a CDS encoding phospholipase D-like domain-containing protein — protein sequence MISAIQAFPTTDGIFVVWEVAAMIPDCLGFALYRQQQGKSATVVDTWVGFEDQAQGHRAGEHRPSTEWPVQKTNWTDFLAPTNAPVRYGVVPVLKDGATKVRPAYSAPATWTEYVSAMPSGPLKPWFNRGTISAQWLSRAIGKDKKPAQTLEKSISTKGNKIRDFLKGQLGARLLALLADARKSKRDVYLALYELNDPELIAALTAMKGKAHVVLGNSTGKSDATAKDTEKNATVLKKASVDIVRRKIAPSRYAHNKFAVFCDGAQKPKVVWTGSTNWTRTGLCTQNNNGLEITDDKVAAAYHDHWKAIYADGSKSPKALAVAGDHEWPFTIGESKVSVWFTPTTKSGDLKEATKMIEDTEHGAVCLMLNPGNKGLLGPILEKAQDKKLYVRGVLNNFPAQGKDSPKDQLQLLAGDGQQQVFKGKQIADVIRPAGIDKTADWWEHEIKNTGKFMIAVHSKVIVLDPAGKNPVVMTGSHNFSDRASTKNDDNLVIIRGDSQLALTYAARIVSIYGQYRWQAWRNTPEGQKDKGLKRSDSWLSNRIGKGWAESETRFWLGTT from the coding sequence ATGATTTCCGCAATTCAGGCGTTCCCGACCACCGACGGCATCTTCGTGGTCTGGGAGGTGGCGGCAATGATCCCGGACTGTCTCGGCTTTGCGCTCTATCGCCAGCAGCAGGGCAAGAGCGCGACTGTGGTCGACACCTGGGTCGGGTTCGAGGACCAGGCGCAAGGCCACAGGGCGGGCGAACATCGGCCGAGCACCGAATGGCCGGTGCAGAAGACGAACTGGACCGATTTTCTGGCGCCGACTAATGCGCCGGTCCGCTATGGCGTCGTTCCGGTTCTCAAGGACGGCGCCACCAAGGTGAGGCCCGCCTACAGTGCGCCAGCGACATGGACCGAATACGTCTCCGCAATGCCGTCGGGCCCGCTCAAGCCGTGGTTCAACCGCGGCACGATCTCGGCGCAATGGCTGTCGCGCGCGATCGGCAAGGACAAGAAGCCGGCGCAAACCCTGGAGAAGTCGATCTCGACCAAGGGCAACAAGATCCGCGACTTCCTCAAGGGCCAGCTCGGCGCCCGCCTGCTCGCGCTGTTGGCCGATGCCAGGAAGAGCAAGCGCGACGTCTATCTCGCGCTCTACGAGCTCAACGACCCTGAGCTGATCGCCGCACTGACCGCGATGAAGGGCAAGGCGCACGTCGTGCTCGGCAACAGCACCGGCAAGTCCGATGCCACGGCCAAGGACACCGAGAAGAACGCCACCGTGCTGAAGAAGGCCAGCGTCGACATCGTCCGCCGCAAGATCGCGCCGAGCCGCTACGCCCACAACAAGTTCGCGGTGTTCTGCGACGGCGCGCAGAAGCCGAAGGTGGTCTGGACCGGCAGCACCAACTGGACCCGGACCGGACTATGCACCCAGAACAACAACGGGCTCGAGATCACCGACGACAAGGTCGCCGCGGCCTATCACGACCATTGGAAAGCGATCTACGCCGACGGCAGCAAATCGCCGAAGGCGCTGGCCGTGGCCGGCGATCACGAATGGCCTTTCACTATCGGCGAGTCGAAGGTCAGCGTCTGGTTCACGCCGACCACCAAGAGCGGCGACCTCAAGGAAGCCACCAAGATGATCGAGGACACCGAGCATGGCGCGGTATGCCTGATGCTCAATCCCGGCAACAAGGGCCTGCTCGGCCCGATTCTGGAGAAGGCGCAGGACAAGAAGCTCTATGTGCGCGGGGTGCTCAACAATTTCCCGGCGCAGGGCAAGGACAGTCCGAAGGATCAGCTGCAGCTCTTGGCCGGTGACGGACAGCAGCAGGTCTTCAAGGGCAAGCAGATCGCCGACGTGATCCGGCCTGCCGGCATCGACAAGACCGCGGACTGGTGGGAGCACGAGATCAAGAACACCGGCAAATTCATGATCGCCGTGCACAGCAAGGTGATCGTGCTGGATCCGGCCGGCAAGAACCCGGTGGTCATGACCGGCTCGCACAATTTCTCCGACCGCGCCAGCACCAAGAACGACGACAACCTCGTCATCATCAGGGGCGATTCGCAGCTGGCGCTGACCTATGCGGCGCGCATCGTCAGCATCTACGGGCAGTATCGCTGGCAGGCCTGGCGCAACACGCCGGAGGGCCAGAAGGACAAGGGTCTGAAGCGCAGCGACAGCTGGCTGAGCAACCGCATCGGCAAGGGCTGGGCGGAAAGCGAAACGCGGTTCTGGCTCGGCACCACCTGA
- a CDS encoding DUF2235 domain-containing protein, with product MPSPKIIILSDGTGNAASSVWRTNVWRIFQSLDLQGNTQAAKYDDGVGTSKFIPLAILGGAFGYGLKRNILDAYKFICRNYDHESDSKIYLFGFSRGAFTVRTLAALILDQGLIVADTESELHDGAVKAYRAYRAEGYHSIWRIEVPFRALRDYVLVRLWDRLRGNKPYAEITRKPVPAIEFIGIWDTVAAYGLPIDEMTRGISNWVWPLELPNRILSPKVKCARHALALDDERTTFHPVLWTEQEPGQPAPAVPASIDGERLVQVWFVGMHANVGGGYPDDAVAFVPLAWLVDEAVKRGLDFKSAPVADPDAIKSIKSSEDKDGRLYDSRAGLGAYYRYGPRKVADLCNDPYAGVSVPMPKIHESVFERIDSGANAYAPIGLPPNYVVVSRSGQVIPLGANTFETPAGAPARYAAQEKLWNYVWMRRIAYFATLAASLHLAAFWLFHNQHKEHEFSSYVRMISELVRFVQSFLPDSFHWWTDWYAGNPEWFTGGILAVIVLMGAGSSLSATIRDRMRIIWRDRAKPTPLSGFMHDAIYRFRTSAVYQWILNVGKRHVVPFALTALLVWFGATLLSHFLFNAFDSMGAFCTGTAADKLVAVDKGIPQDAAGFDTGAICAPTGLKVRTGFEYEIAITMSEPWEDAGRAVTPIGYRTSTIEGTKRWRGYATIFLRRILFRPWFRLIARVGETGVDEYFLDPLPVSNTDPQVYKARFTADRSGEIFLYVNEAVIGLPWVYRWFYGDHKGKAKVTVRLL from the coding sequence ATGCCGAGTCCGAAGATCATTATTCTGTCCGACGGCACCGGCAACGCCGCTTCCAGCGTCTGGCGCACCAATGTCTGGCGGATATTCCAGTCGCTCGATTTGCAGGGCAATACGCAGGCCGCCAAGTATGACGACGGCGTCGGCACGTCGAAATTCATTCCGCTGGCCATCCTCGGCGGCGCCTTCGGCTATGGCCTCAAGCGCAACATCCTCGATGCCTACAAGTTCATCTGCCGGAACTACGATCACGAGAGCGATTCGAAGATCTACCTGTTCGGATTCAGCCGCGGCGCATTCACCGTGCGCACGCTCGCTGCACTCATCCTCGATCAGGGCCTGATCGTCGCGGACACCGAATCCGAGTTGCACGACGGCGCGGTGAAGGCCTATCGCGCATACCGGGCCGAGGGCTACCACTCGATCTGGCGCATCGAGGTGCCATTCCGCGCATTGCGCGATTATGTTCTTGTGCGGCTGTGGGATCGCCTTCGAGGCAACAAACCCTATGCGGAGATCACCCGCAAACCGGTGCCTGCGATCGAATTCATCGGCATCTGGGATACCGTCGCGGCCTATGGCCTGCCGATCGACGAGATGACGCGCGGCATCTCCAACTGGGTGTGGCCGCTTGAACTGCCGAACCGGATTCTCAGCCCGAAGGTCAAGTGCGCCCGACACGCGCTGGCGCTCGACGACGAGCGCACGACCTTTCATCCGGTGCTCTGGACCGAGCAAGAGCCGGGACAGCCCGCACCGGCGGTGCCGGCCAGCATCGATGGCGAGCGCCTCGTCCAGGTCTGGTTCGTCGGAATGCATGCCAATGTCGGCGGCGGCTATCCGGACGACGCCGTCGCGTTCGTGCCGCTGGCCTGGCTGGTCGACGAAGCCGTCAAGCGCGGCCTCGACTTCAAGAGCGCGCCGGTCGCCGACCCTGACGCGATCAAATCAATCAAGTCCTCCGAGGACAAGGATGGTCGCCTCTACGATTCGCGGGCGGGCCTCGGCGCGTATTACCGTTACGGTCCGCGCAAGGTCGCCGACCTCTGCAACGATCCCTATGCCGGCGTCAGCGTGCCGATGCCGAAGATCCACGAGAGCGTGTTCGAGCGAATCGACAGCGGCGCCAATGCCTATGCCCCGATCGGACTTCCGCCGAACTACGTGGTCGTCTCGCGCAGCGGCCAGGTCATCCCGCTCGGCGCCAATACGTTTGAGACGCCCGCGGGCGCACCGGCGCGCTATGCCGCGCAGGAGAAGCTGTGGAATTACGTCTGGATGCGCCGGATCGCCTACTTCGCCACGCTGGCGGCGTCGCTGCATCTGGCCGCGTTCTGGCTGTTCCATAACCAGCACAAGGAGCACGAGTTCAGCTCCTATGTCAGGATGATCTCTGAGCTGGTGCGCTTCGTTCAATCGTTCCTGCCCGATTCCTTTCATTGGTGGACCGATTGGTACGCCGGCAATCCGGAATGGTTCACCGGCGGCATCCTCGCTGTCATCGTGCTGATGGGTGCAGGCAGTTCGCTCAGCGCGACGATCCGGGACAGGATGCGGATCATCTGGCGTGACCGCGCGAAGCCGACGCCACTCTCTGGGTTCATGCACGATGCGATCTATCGATTCCGTACCAGCGCGGTCTATCAGTGGATCCTCAATGTCGGAAAGCGGCATGTCGTGCCGTTTGCGCTGACAGCCTTGCTGGTCTGGTTCGGTGCAACCCTGCTCAGCCATTTCCTGTTCAATGCCTTCGATTCCATGGGCGCCTTCTGCACGGGGACCGCCGCCGACAAGCTGGTCGCCGTCGACAAGGGCATCCCGCAGGATGCGGCCGGCTTCGACACCGGCGCGATCTGCGCGCCGACCGGCCTCAAGGTCCGCACCGGGTTTGAATACGAGATCGCGATCACGATGTCGGAGCCCTGGGAGGACGCCGGCCGCGCGGTGACGCCGATCGGATACCGGACCTCGACCATCGAAGGCACAAAGCGCTGGCGTGGATACGCCACGATCTTCCTGCGGCGGATCCTGTTCCGGCCATGGTTTCGGCTGATCGCGCGGGTCGGAGAGACCGGGGTCGACGAGTACTTCCTCGACCCCCTGCCGGTTTCGAACACCGACCCGCAGGTCTACAAGGCGAGGTTCACCGCCGATCGCAGCGGCGAGATCTTCCTCTATGTCAACGAGGCCGTCATCGGCCTCCCCTGGGTCTACCGATGGTTCTACGGCGATCATAAGGGCAAGGCGAAGGTCACGGTGCGGTTGCTGTAG